One segment of Sphingomonas qomolangmaensis DNA contains the following:
- a CDS encoding Do family serine endopeptidase — MRYAYAITSALLLGGTAVTLAVQPSAISAQTAQNEPGAINASAPRMGAPMSFADMVAKLQPAVVNISTKQRITAANTPNPFAGTPFEQFFNNQQGGGGRPREGSSLGSGFLISADGYVVTNNHVIAPGAPNATVESVTVTLADQKEYEARVVGRDAASDLAVLKIEGRNLPFVRFGNSQQARVGDWVIAIGNPFGLGGSVTAGIISAVNRVTGNPGQQAAFDRFIQTDASINRGNSGGPMFDMQGNVIGINSQILSPTGGNVGIGLAIPAEQAKPIVDTLMKGKTPTRGYLGVGLQAIDEDLAAALGVDRNKGELIRSVEPGQPAAAAGIRQGDVVTRVNNQEVTPQNNLSFIVSNTPPGTRIPVEVLRDGRRQTLTVTVGTRPSDEDLAGGFQMDEEGQTGPDAMIKPQENAPAGVTVQPLTPAIARTLGFEASTRGVVVAATDPNSDAATKGLRRGVVIMSVNRTPVTTAADFAAQIAAARRANRPSVLLYVMVPRAPVGTYIAIDID; from the coding sequence GTGCGTTACGCCTACGCCATCACTTCCGCCCTGCTGCTGGGCGGCACCGCTGTCACCCTGGCAGTCCAGCCAAGCGCCATCTCGGCGCAGACCGCGCAGAACGAGCCCGGCGCGATCAACGCCAGCGCGCCGCGCATGGGCGCGCCGATGAGCTTTGCCGACATGGTCGCCAAGCTCCAGCCCGCCGTCGTCAACATCTCGACCAAGCAGCGGATCACCGCCGCCAACACCCCCAATCCGTTCGCCGGCACGCCGTTCGAGCAGTTCTTCAACAACCAGCAGGGCGGCGGCGGGCGTCCGCGCGAGGGATCGTCGCTCGGATCGGGGTTCCTGATCTCGGCCGACGGCTATGTCGTCACCAACAACCACGTGATCGCTCCAGGCGCGCCCAATGCGACGGTCGAATCGGTCACCGTGACGCTCGCCGACCAGAAGGAATATGAAGCCCGCGTCGTCGGCCGCGATGCCGCGTCGGACCTTGCGGTGCTCAAGATCGAGGGGCGCAACCTGCCCTTCGTCCGCTTCGGCAATTCGCAGCAGGCGCGCGTCGGCGACTGGGTGATCGCGATCGGCAACCCGTTCGGGCTCGGCGGTTCGGTGACCGCGGGGATCATCTCGGCAGTCAACCGCGTCACGGGCAACCCCGGCCAGCAGGCGGCGTTCGATCGCTTCATCCAGACCGATGCCTCGATCAACCGCGGCAATTCGGGCGGCCCGATGTTCGACATGCAGGGCAACGTCATCGGCATCAATTCGCAGATATTGTCGCCCACCGGCGGCAATGTCGGCATTGGCCTGGCGATTCCCGCCGAACAGGCCAAGCCGATCGTCGACACGTTGATGAAGGGCAAGACCCCGACGCGCGGCTATCTGGGCGTCGGCCTGCAGGCGATCGACGAGGATCTGGCGGCTGCGCTCGGCGTCGATCGCAACAAGGGCGAACTGATCCGCTCGGTCGAACCCGGCCAGCCCGCCGCCGCCGCTGGCATCCGCCAGGGCGACGTCGTGACGCGCGTCAACAACCAGGAAGTGACGCCGCAGAACAACCTCAGCTTCATCGTCTCGAACACCCCCCCGGGTACGCGCATTCCGGTCGAAGTGCTGCGCGACGGGCGTCGCCAGACGCTGACCGTCACCGTCGGCACGCGACCGAGCGACGAGGATCTCGCGGGCGGCTTCCAGATGGACGAAGAGGGCCAGACCGGCCCCGACGCGATGATCAAGCCGCAGGAAAATGCCCCGGCGGGCGTGACGGTCCAGCCGCTCACCCCGGCGATCGCGCGCACGCTCGGCTTCGAAGCCTCGACCCGCGGCGTCGTCGTGGCGGCGACCGACCCCAATAGCGATGCCGCGACCAAGGGGCTTCGCCGCGGCGTGGTGATCATGTCGGTCAACCGCACCCCGGTGACGACCGCCGCGGACTTTGCGGCGCAGATCGCCGCGGCACGCCGTGCCAACCGCCCATCGGTGCTGCTCTACGTCATGGTGCCCCGCGCACCCGTTGGCACCTATATCGCGATCGATATCGACTGA
- the hflC gene encoding protease modulator HflC, translating to MAIGILLLALVVLLANTLVVVPETKQAVILRFQQPIGTVNAWRPNQAFGNTGAGLIAKIPFIDRVVWVDKRVLDIELDNQPVLSTDQLRLQVDAFARFRVVNPLQMVVTAGSEARVADQLRPILGSALRNELGKREFAALLSPERGQVMDNIQAGLDRVARQYGVEIVDVRIRHADLPTGTPLESALRRMGTARRQEALTIEAQGMRQAQIIRADADAQAARVYAESFNKDAQFYDFYRAMQSYRYSFGADGDEKRGGTSIILSPRTNDYLNQFQGQGN from the coding sequence ATGGCGATCGGCATCCTGTTGCTCGCGCTGGTCGTGCTGCTGGCGAACACGCTGGTGGTGGTCCCCGAAACCAAGCAGGCGGTGATCCTGCGCTTCCAGCAGCCGATCGGCACGGTCAACGCCTGGCGTCCCAACCAGGCGTTCGGCAACACCGGCGCGGGGTTGATCGCGAAGATCCCGTTCATCGACCGCGTCGTTTGGGTCGACAAGCGCGTGCTCGACATCGAGCTCGACAACCAGCCGGTGCTTTCGACCGACCAGCTGCGGCTGCAGGTCGATGCCTTTGCCCGCTTCCGAGTCGTCAATCCGCTGCAGATGGTCGTCACCGCAGGCTCCGAAGCGCGCGTTGCCGACCAGCTCCGCCCGATCCTCGGCTCGGCGCTGCGCAACGAGCTCGGCAAGCGCGAGTTCGCGGCCCTGCTCAGCCCCGAGCGCGGCCAGGTGATGGACAATATCCAGGCGGGGCTCGACCGGGTCGCGCGGCAGTATGGCGTCGAGATCGTCGACGTCCGCATCCGCCATGCCGATCTGCCCACCGGCACCCCGCTCGAATCGGCGCTGCGCCGGATGGGCACCGCACGCCGCCAGGAAGCCCTGACGATCGAGGCGCAGGGAATGCGCCAGGCGCAGATCATCCGCGCCGACGCCGATGCACAGGCGGCCCGCGTCTATGCCGAAAGCTTCAACAAGGACGCGCAATTCTATGATTTCTATCGCGCGATGCAGTCCTATCGCTACAGCTTCGGTGCCGACGGCGACGAAAAGCGCGGTGGCACCTCGATCATCCTGTCGCCACGCACCAACGACTATCTGAACCAATTTCAGGGCCAGGGTAATTGA
- the hflK gene encoding protease modulator HflK, with protein sequence MWNLNGWIARAGVLRNDNPKGPWGGGGAGGNGSGGGGDSGGPRNPWAFPPEGRRAKPGTATSLDEFLKRAKRGGGGGGGGFGGGNFQVPGGRSIWFLGLGLLVLLWIAFTSIHPIGPQERGVVSLFGRYSTTLSPGINLTLPAPFATVQKVDVQEIRTDDFPQASTENLVLTGDQNIIDLAYSVRWDVKNAEDFVFELASPRDTVRAVAESAMREAVAGTTLDQAIGAGRTSIEAEVAIRMQTILDQYGSGIRVQGVAIKQAVAPQAVDEDFKAVSAAQQKAQADINQARAYAQQILARAQGEAASFDKIYEQYRQAPEVTRRRLYYETMEAVLANSNKTIVEAPGVTPYLPLPDAAGRRTPTAQVVPQAPDAPAAATQGTQP encoded by the coding sequence ATGTGGAACCTAAACGGGTGGATCGCACGCGCTGGCGTGCTTCGTAACGACAATCCGAAAGGCCCCTGGGGCGGCGGCGGAGCGGGTGGTAACGGATCGGGAGGCGGCGGCGACAGCGGCGGCCCGCGCAACCCCTGGGCGTTCCCGCCCGAGGGGCGGCGCGCCAAGCCCGGCACCGCGACCTCGCTCGACGAGTTCCTCAAACGCGCCAAGCGTGGCGGCGGGGGAGGCGGCGGCGGCTTCGGCGGCGGCAATTTCCAGGTACCCGGCGGGCGCTCGATCTGGTTCCTCGGGCTCGGGCTGCTGGTGCTGCTCTGGATCGCCTTCACCTCGATCCATCCGATCGGCCCGCAGGAACGCGGCGTCGTCTCGCTGTTCGGTCGCTATTCGACTACCTTGTCCCCCGGCATCAACCTGACGCTGCCCGCCCCCTTCGCCACTGTGCAGAAGGTGGACGTGCAGGAAATCCGTACCGACGACTTCCCGCAGGCGAGCACCGAGAATCTGGTGCTGACCGGTGACCAGAACATCATCGACCTGGCCTATTCGGTGCGCTGGGACGTCAAGAATGCCGAGGATTTCGTCTTCGAACTAGCCAGCCCGCGCGATACCGTGCGCGCGGTCGCCGAAAGCGCGATGCGCGAAGCGGTGGCCGGCACCACGCTCGACCAGGCGATCGGCGCTGGGCGGACCTCGATCGAGGCCGAAGTCGCGATCCGGATGCAGACGATCCTCGACCAATATGGCTCGGGAATCCGTGTCCAGGGCGTGGCGATCAAGCAGGCGGTTGCGCCGCAGGCGGTCGACGAGGACTTCAAGGCGGTGAGCGCCGCGCAGCAAAAGGCGCAGGCCGACATCAACCAGGCACGCGCCTATGCGCAGCAGATCCTGGCGCGCGCGCAGGGTGAAGCTGCCAGCTTCGACAAGATCTACGAGCAATATCGCCAGGCGCCCGAAGTGACCCGCCGCCGTCTCTATTACGAGACGATGGAAGCGGTGCTCGCCAATTCGAACAAGACGATCGTCGAAGCGCCGGGCGTCACCCCATATCTGCCGCTGCCCGACGCCGCCGGACGGCGGACGCCGACCGCGCAAGTCGTGCCGCAGGCCCCCGACGCGCCAGCCGCCGCAACCCAGGGAACCCAGCCGTGA
- a CDS encoding Mrp/NBP35 family ATP-binding protein — translation MTLQAAIEALLAPLAAGRATVRTDGPRANVILDVSGLSTSARDALAAEVEAATASVPGVDAVRIAQTSQRTRRRLIAVASGKGGVGKSTISTNLAIALAARGRSVGMIDADIYGPSQPTLLGVVGTKPQARDNKLVPVPTAYGVPVLSVGQLVAPEKALAWRGPMATNALTQLVDGAWETDLLVVDMPPGTGDVQLTMIQKHKPEGVVIVSTPQDLALIDARRAIDLFGQTGVPVIGIVENMAGYACPHCGEVSDPFGSGGAEAAAAALGVPFLGRIPLAIAIRSASDAGEPPAAGNGPEGAAFHELAARVDAWLDRKD, via the coding sequence ATGACTCTTCAGGCCGCCATCGAAGCCCTTCTCGCCCCGCTCGCTGCGGGCCGCGCCACCGTCCGCACCGACGGGCCGCGCGCCAATGTGATCCTAGACGTCAGCGGGCTGTCGACCAGCGCGCGCGACGCGCTTGCCGCCGAGGTCGAAGCCGCGACGGCTTCGGTGCCGGGGGTCGACGCGGTGCGGATCGCGCAGACCAGCCAGCGCACCCGCCGCCGGCTGATCGCGGTCGCCAGCGGCAAGGGCGGCGTCGGCAAATCGACCATCTCGACCAATCTGGCGATCGCGCTGGCGGCGCGCGGCCGGTCGGTGGGGATGATCGACGCCGATATCTATGGCCCGTCGCAGCCGACCTTGCTTGGCGTCGTGGGCACCAAGCCCCAAGCGCGCGACAACAAGCTGGTGCCGGTGCCCACCGCTTATGGCGTGCCCGTGCTGTCGGTCGGGCAGCTGGTCGCTCCTGAAAAGGCGCTCGCCTGGCGCGGGCCGATGGCGACCAACGCGCTGACCCAGCTCGTCGATGGCGCGTGGGAGACCGATCTTCTGGTGGTCGACATGCCGCCGGGCACCGGCGACGTGCAATTGACGATGATCCAGAAGCACAAGCCCGAGGGGGTGGTGATCGTATCGACCCCGCAGGATCTGGCGCTGATCGACGCGCGGCGCGCGATCGACCTGTTCGGCCAGACCGGGGTGCCGGTGATCGGCATCGTCGAGAATATGGCAGGCTATGCCTGCCCGCACTGCGGCGAGGTTTCGGACCCGTTCGGGTCGGGCGGCGCCGAGGCGGCGGCAGCGGCGCTCGGCGTGCCGTTCCTCGGGCGAATCCCGCTGGCGATCGCGATCCGCAGCGCATCGGACGCTGGCGAGCCGCCGGCGGCGGGGAACGGCCCCGAGGGCGCCGCGTTCCATGAGCTTGCCGCGCGCGTCGATGCGTGGCTCGACCGAAAGGACTAA
- a CDS encoding CoA-binding protein: protein MPLNRDEDIKALLESARTIALVGASDRPDRASNQVMAALQRHGYRVIPVNPQITGEHIHGEFVFRELGQLGDPIDIVDIFRKSADAGGVVDEAIAIGAKAVWMQLGVVDDAAAARAEAAGLQVVMDRCPKIEIARLGVSPVG, encoded by the coding sequence ATGCCGCTGAACCGCGACGAGGATATCAAGGCGCTGCTGGAAAGCGCGCGCACCATCGCGCTGGTCGGCGCATCGGACCGCCCCGATCGCGCGTCGAACCAGGTGATGGCGGCGCTCCAGCGCCACGGCTATCGTGTCATCCCGGTCAATCCGCAGATCACCGGGGAACATATCCATGGCGAGTTCGTGTTCCGCGAGCTGGGCCAACTGGGCGACCCGATCGATATCGTCGATATCTTCCGCAAGTCTGCCGATGCCGGCGGCGTGGTCGACGAGGCGATCGCGATCGGCGCGAAGGCGGTGTGGATGCAGCTCGGGGTGGTCGACGATGCCGCAGCGGCGCGCGCCGAGGCCGCGGGGCTGCAGGTGGTGATGGACCGCTGCCCCAAGATCGAGATTGCGCGGTTGGGGGTTAGCCCGGTCGGTTAA